A DNA window from Desulfovibrio desulfuricans DSM 642 contains the following coding sequences:
- a CDS encoding MOSC domain-containing protein, translating into MGKIIAICTSQKKGTAKKAVDQANILENHGIEGDAHAGNWHRQVSLLSWQAIEAFKARGALVANGCFGENLIVDGINFAALPVGTRIACNDVLLEVTQIGKECHSHCQIFHTMGECIMPTQGVFAKVLHGGAVRTGDMMEVLAPSAGEAAPA; encoded by the coding sequence ATGGGCAAGATCATAGCCATTTGCACCAGTCAGAAAAAAGGCACGGCCAAAAAGGCCGTGGATCAGGCAAATATTTTAGAAAATCATGGCATTGAAGGCGATGCTCATGCGGGCAACTGGCACCGTCAGGTCAGCCTGCTTTCGTGGCAGGCCATTGAGGCCTTCAAGGCGCGGGGCGCTCTGGTCGCCAACGGCTGTTTTGGAGAAAATCTGATAGTGGACGGTATTAATTTTGCCGCTCTGCCGGTGGGAACCCGTATCGCGTGTAATGACGTGCTGCTGGAAGTTACGCAGATCGGCAAGGAATGCCACAGTCATTGCCAGATATTCCACACCATGGGCGAATGCATCATGCCCACCCAGGGGGTCTTTGCCAAGGTGCTGCACGGCGGCGCTGTGCGCACGGGCGACATGATGGAAGTACTGGCTCCCTCTGCCGGGGAAGCCGCGCCTGCATAA
- a CDS encoding autotransporter assembly complex protein TamA, producing MRRGNVWFDMISTLGELHPRRANSLSVLRAFAASVLLLCAGGCGLLARAPAEEPQPAPPGLETAWQGKPVPYKVRIKVLDGPDSLAGQMKASSQLVQLAKEPPDSLLALERRARADTASAQSLLHSQGYYDGLASVQIDKDASPVVVDLVLSPGKRYSLGRADVYYDPEPDIPQFFRNRQREVGFWGLQTEPVPPPSFPTVLPGVAIGRPIAADDLLAAVDALPESLRRQGYPLAAVADTSYTLDREARKLNADILVRPGPPALMGRIEVRGAKEVNAEYVQRLAPWNVGEEPWDSDMVEDYANKLRGLGLFRSVQVKPQEENLAWGAGRESASVLPLEVTVAEAPFHSVGASARYDTDTGLGVEGMWENRNVFGNGEKLTLTAPLATETQGLKAVFEKPAFMAREQKMLVTGSTLREDTSAYEKIAGSGSGDVERRLSRQWWGSAGLGGESGSIKDNEQDPKGYGFFGPRVGLRRDTRNNILNPSDGSELAVKVKPYTGFYGESFNVMTGVVSASGYYAPFRKDGLPDDKLVLAGRVEAGGLAGAGLRTIPASLRYYTGGAGSVRGYAYQSLGPRDHKDEPLGGRSYQVVNLEARYKITEDVGIVPFLDGGMVYRDDLPRIIGDMNWGAGLGLRYYTPIGPVRLDVGFPLQPIDGDPPVQIYVSIGQSF from the coding sequence ATGCGGCGGGGCAACGTATGGTTCGACATGATCTCCACCCTTGGTGAACTACACCCCCGGAGGGCGAACAGCCTTTCCGTACTGCGAGCCTTCGCTGCCTCGGTGCTGTTGCTGTGCGCCGGGGGCTGCGGTTTGCTGGCCCGCGCGCCCGCAGAAGAACCGCAGCCAGCGCCGCCGGGGCTGGAAACGGCCTGGCAGGGCAAGCCAGTGCCGTACAAGGTGCGTATCAAGGTGCTGGACGGCCCTGATTCTCTGGCAGGGCAGATGAAAGCCTCAAGCCAGCTTGTGCAGCTTGCCAAGGAGCCGCCAGACAGCCTGCTGGCTCTTGAAAGGCGCGCCAGGGCAGACACCGCCAGCGCGCAAAGCCTGTTGCATTCTCAAGGCTATTATGACGGCCTTGCTTCCGTGCAAATAGACAAGGACGCCTCGCCCGTTGTTGTTGACCTCGTTCTTTCGCCGGGCAAACGCTACAGCCTTGGCCGCGCCGATGTGTACTACGATCCGGAACCAGACATCCCGCAATTTTTCCGTAACCGGCAGCGCGAGGTCGGCTTTTGGGGGCTGCAAACGGAACCCGTGCCCCCGCCGTCCTTCCCCACTGTTTTGCCGGGTGTCGCCATTGGCAGGCCCATTGCCGCCGATGACCTGCTCGCGGCGGTGGATGCCCTGCCAGAATCCTTGCGGCGGCAGGGCTATCCCCTGGCCGCAGTGGCGGATACCAGCTACACCCTCGACCGCGAGGCCCGCAAACTCAATGCCGATATCCTGGTGCGGCCCGGCCCTCCGGCCCTCATGGGCCGTATCGAAGTGCGCGGAGCAAAGGAAGTGAACGCCGAATACGTGCAGCGGCTCGCCCCCTGGAATGTTGGCGAGGAACCTTGGGATTCGGATATGGTGGAAGACTATGCCAACAAGCTGCGCGGTCTGGGCCTGTTCCGTTCGGTGCAGGTTAAACCTCAGGAAGAAAATCTCGCCTGGGGCGCAGGACGCGAAAGCGCCTCCGTGCTGCCTCTGGAAGTGACCGTGGCGGAAGCCCCCTTCCATTCGGTGGGGGCCAGCGCGCGGTATGATACGGACACGGGCCTTGGCGTGGAAGGTATGTGGGAGAACCGCAATGTCTTCGGCAATGGAGAAAAGCTCACGCTCACAGCGCCTCTGGCTACGGAAACGCAGGGCCTCAAGGCCGTATTTGAAAAGCCTGCCTTTATGGCCAGAGAGCAGAAAATGCTCGTCACCGGCTCCACCCTGCGGGAAGATACCAGCGCCTACGAAAAAATTGCGGGCAGCGGTTCCGGCGATGTCGAGAGGCGGCTTTCGCGTCAGTGGTGGGGCAGCGCAGGCCTTGGGGGCGAAAGCGGCTCCATCAAGGATAACGAGCAGGATCCCAAGGGCTACGGATTTTTTGGGCCACGCGTGGGCCTGCGGCGCGACACGCGCAATAATATCCTCAATCCTTCCGATGGCTCGGAGCTTGCTGTCAAGGTCAAGCCCTACACGGGCTTTTATGGCGAATCATTCAACGTTATGACAGGTGTTGTTTCCGCCAGCGGCTATTACGCCCCCTTCCGCAAGGACGGCCTGCCGGACGACAAGCTTGTGCTTGCAGGCAGGGTCGAGGCCGGGGGGCTTGCGGGCGCCGGGCTGCGCACTATCCCGGCCAGTTTGCGCTACTATACGGGCGGGGCGGGTTCTGTGCGCGGCTATGCCTATCAGTCGCTCGGCCCGCGCGACCACAAGGACGAGCCGCTGGGCGGGCGCTCCTATCAGGTGGTCAATCTTGAGGCGCGCTATAAAATTACCGAGGATGTGGGCATTGTGCCTTTTCTCGATGGCGGCATGGTCTACAGGGACGATCTGCCGCGCATCATCGGCGACATGAACTGGGGCGCTGGCCTTGGCTTGCGGTACTATACGCCCATCGGCCCTGTGCGTCTGGATGTGGGTTTTCCCTTGCAGCCCATTGACGGCGACCCCCCGGTGCAGATTTACGTCAGCATAGGACAGTCTTTCTGA
- the uvsE gene encoding UV DNA damage repair endonuclease UvsE: MSALTLARATPENMLAVCRHNLRTLGTMLRYCASARIPLMRISSDIIPLASHPQNIFDWRGCLQDELEGLRAVLKKTGIRVSMHPGQYTVLNSPRQEVVEHAVADLVFHADFLDALGADGSARIVLHLGGGYGDRASALARLAENLLALPPHVLARISLENDERTYTIEDALCICEKCGLPAIFDVFHHALNAPAKGDLVYWLDRAMDSWIPQHGRPKLHYSQQLAGGKPGMHSRTIAMREFMEFHQSLGQREVDVMLEVKDKNLSAEKCIQLTNPGLTRQELTAQWARYKYLVLERDQAAYTAIRALLKAETPDAKGFYALVEQAMEKEFYGPQARNAAEHVWGYVDKLASPAEKKRALTGMAELKNGIAALPRVKRLLLTLAERHKVEYLLHSIYFYV, from the coding sequence ATGAGCGCTCTTACCCTTGCCCGGGCCACGCCCGAAAACATGCTCGCCGTGTGCCGCCATAACCTGCGCACTCTGGGAACCATGTTGCGCTACTGCGCCTCGGCGCGCATCCCCCTGATGCGAATAAGCTCGGACATCATCCCGCTGGCCTCGCACCCGCAAAACATATTTGACTGGCGCGGCTGCCTGCAAGACGAACTAGAAGGGCTGCGCGCCGTGCTGAAGAAAACCGGCATCCGGGTTTCCATGCATCCCGGTCAGTACACGGTGCTGAACTCCCCCCGGCAGGAGGTGGTGGAGCATGCCGTTGCCGACCTTGTATTCCATGCCGACTTTCTTGACGCGCTGGGGGCGGACGGCAGCGCCCGCATAGTGCTGCACCTCGGCGGGGGCTATGGCGACAGGGCATCCGCCCTCGCACGGCTGGCGGAAAATCTGCTGGCCCTGCCGCCGCACGTGCTAGCCCGCATCTCCCTTGAAAATGATGAGCGGACCTACACCATTGAAGATGCGCTGTGTATCTGCGAAAAATGCGGCCTGCCCGCGATCTTTGACGTTTTTCACCACGCCCTGAACGCCCCTGCAAAGGGGGATCTGGTGTACTGGCTTGATCGCGCCATGGACAGTTGGATCCCGCAGCATGGCCGCCCCAAACTGCACTACAGCCAGCAGCTTGCAGGCGGCAAACCGGGCATGCACTCGCGCACCATTGCCATGCGGGAATTTATGGAATTTCATCAATCGCTGGGGCAGCGCGAGGTGGATGTAATGCTGGAGGTGAAGGACAAAAACCTTTCAGCCGAAAAGTGCATTCAGCTTACCAATCCAGGGCTGACGCGGCAGGAGCTTACGGCCCAGTGGGCCAGATACAAATATCTGGTGCTGGAGAGGGATCAGGCCGCCTACACGGCCATACGCGCTCTGCTCAAGGCGGAAACGCCCGATGCCAAGGGTTTTTATGCGCTGGTGGAGCAGGCGATGGAAAAGGAATTTTACGGCCCGCAAGCCCGCAATGCCGCCGAGCATGTGTGGGGCTATGTGGACAAGCTGGCCTCTCCCGCAGAAAAAAAGCGCGCCCTGACGGGCATGGCTGAACTGAAAAACGGCATTGCCGCCCTGCCGCGCGTCAAGCGCCTGCTGCTGACTCTGGCCGAACGGCATAAGGTGGAATACCTGCTGCACAGCATCTATTTTTATGTGTAG
- a CDS encoding cytochrome c3 family protein produces MPYPSKRVWIVGCIALAACVGLAAAGVSYSSRTEFCLSCHEMRVYQDELMLSPHAKDAQGKAIGCSQCHIPSGNLARMLGAKAWMGIKDLWVHNVEGGTDLDRAAMQPIARRFTDDANCRACHQDLTRNAKADGPISAEGRLAHDNYEGKNGQARSGCVGCHRNLAHLPAFDERIPANQKFAQKIKEIRP; encoded by the coding sequence ATGCCGTATCCTTCTAAGCGCGTCTGGATTGTGGGCTGTATCGCCCTGGCCGCGTGCGTGGGCCTGGCGGCAGCGGGAGTGTCGTATTCGTCGCGGACGGAGTTTTGCCTGTCCTGCCATGAAATGCGCGTGTATCAGGATGAACTGATGCTCTCTCCGCACGCCAAGGACGCACAGGGCAAAGCCATCGGATGCTCGCAATGCCATATCCCTTCGGGCAATCTGGCCCGCATGCTCGGCGCCAAGGCATGGATGGGGATAAAAGACCTGTGGGTTCACAATGTGGAGGGCGGTACGGATCTTGACCGGGCTGCCATGCAACCCATTGCCCGCCGCTTTACCGACGATGCCAACTGCCGCGCCTGCCATCAGGATCTTACCCGCAATGCCAAGGCAGACGGGCCAATCTCGGCAGAGGGCCGCCTTGCGCACGACAATTACGAAGGCAAGAACGGTCAGGCCCGCAGTGGTTGCGTGGGTTGTCACCGTAATCTTGCCCACTTGCCCGCATTTGACGAGCGCATTCCCGCAAATCAGAAGTTCGCACAGAAAATCAAGGAGATACGGCCATGA
- the thiM gene encoding hydroxyethylthiazole kinase yields MECFGEILDMVRRQSPVVHSITNYVTVNDCANIILAAGGSPIMADDAAEVEQIVGLSSALVLNIGTLNTRTAASMLSAGKRANALNIPVVLDPVGAGASSLRNETLRTLMREVRFAVIKGNSSEIRFLAGDKATARGVDADEGTLVSEDNLAASARMAMDMCAATGAVIVISGRIDIVAHPKGAWAVSNGDPLMTRITGAGCMTAAVVGCCVGAAPAELPQACLCAMCSMGVAGEIAAENMGAVGGGTGTYRTLLLDAMSSLDGPAITCRGKVQHIA; encoded by the coding sequence ATGGAATGCTTTGGGGAAATTCTCGACATGGTGCGCCGCCAAAGCCCCGTGGTGCACAGCATTACAAACTATGTGACAGTCAATGACTGCGCAAATATCATCCTGGCTGCGGGGGGATCGCCCATCATGGCTGATGATGCGGCGGAAGTGGAGCAGATTGTGGGCCTCAGCTCGGCTCTGGTTCTCAATATCGGCACACTCAACACCCGTACGGCGGCGTCCATGCTGTCGGCGGGCAAGCGCGCCAATGCCCTGAACATTCCCGTTGTGCTCGACCCTGTGGGCGCGGGCGCTTCCAGCCTGCGCAACGAAACACTGCGTACCCTGATGCGGGAAGTGCGCTTTGCCGTCATCAAGGGCAACAGTTCTGAAATCCGTTTTCTGGCTGGCGACAAGGCCACGGCGCGCGGCGTTGACGCCGATGAAGGCACGCTGGTTTCAGAAGACAACCTTGCCGCCTCGGCCCGCATGGCTATGGACATGTGCGCCGCCACTGGTGCGGTTATCGTCATAAGCGGTCGCATCGACATTGTGGCCCACCCCAAGGGGGCCTGGGCCGTCAGCAATGGCGACCCGCTCATGACCCGCATCACCGGCGCAGGCTGTATGACCGCCGCCGTGGTGGGCTGCTGCGTGGGCGCTGCCCCGGCTGAGCTGCCGCAGGCCTGCCTGTGCGCCATGTGCTCCATGGGCGTAGCCGGGGAAATTGCCGCAGAAAATATGGGGGCCGTGGGCGGCGGCACGGGCACCTACCGCACCCTGCTGCTGGATGCCATGAGTTCCCTTGACGGCCCCGCCATCAC
- a CDS encoding DsrE family protein yields the protein MNYDLCLHMDSKDPAILRLVLRNAANYIKALPQERFQLVVVANGPAVTQFVKGNEEFRAIAAPLQDQGLRILLCANALADNKIDHADIWPGCDVVPAGLVEIVRLQREGFAYIKP from the coding sequence ATGAATTACGATCTCTGCCTGCACATGGACAGCAAGGACCCCGCCATTCTGCGCCTTGTTCTTCGTAATGCGGCCAACTATATCAAAGCCCTGCCCCAAGAACGCTTTCAGCTTGTGGTTGTAGCCAACGGCCCGGCCGTCACCCAGTTCGTCAAGGGCAATGAAGAATTCCGCGCCATTGCGGCCCCCCTACAAGATCAGGGCCTGCGCATCCTGCTGTGCGCCAACGCGCTGGCCGACAACAAGATCGACCATGCCGACATCTGGCCCGGCTGCGATGTTGTGCCCGCCGGTCTTGTAGAAATTGTCCGCCTGCAACGCGAAGGCTTCGCCTACATCAAGCCCTAG
- a CDS encoding translocation/assembly module TamB domain-containing protein: MDQEHSAAPPSSSSSASAALGGKASPSAGQPGHRKPSGGGSGPFRKWLRRAGWALGLCVLLCVIALAAILVPLRSDSVQGWLTEKINTAMEAAPDSGATPAGVRARITHLSGSLPFEFSLGVELFDNDGLWMRLPDCCAQWDWRALPLVVRIASVDVNDAQLLRLPILLDAPEPASAPPLTEAALRTMLGDALRSLGGLPGWLPQVRLEGLNIFNARLPQALLGGAPPAAARNETPPVATGAAPAAEKSAPSAAEAQPAAPGAALPERHPDTQGRGQNNTAADASLEANLSLVAGTQGAQASLLVRIACAEDTPLHVAGAAIYGVESTALLTLAPSRVGEILAFDATAELAAILRRYPDPVAEDSPASLPASSPVKISSATDQATESGALAALLREGANARLRLAARVTAPTVGGEAAGASAVLENISVEAGPLHLVGHAKWDAGGAASWLDGPLDVDIQASLGEKTDSEKEAAEKSAPASAAAPSTKSGGLLPERAQLRITAKGPLQTPDTQIALDCPAWNVGGHALADISLKLQSTPLNWGRVLLGALKQTSAAPAQVGLSDPGQKDAEQAAELTVKMQASAVVDSHPQRFGATLFALNDREDGPGLLRAGVRDLQCQLLGVAGSGQLAAALPLPPLAGGMPRVDGKVDVRVADWQALSAMLPGARLDGDAALSLELVSQRAEPVVPTTTQNSSGQDSSVQNPPAQSPPDQNPQAQTKQTPAPQAAYTQQATLRWRVPRLAYRAGNGQPVEAHGLEGEAVLTDALGKGLLAARLDLAGVRSGAIRLGAKLRAQGSIFGPLEASLETGGFAATRCAVRWQPGLLELRRLDLDLPAQKLGLHAAAGATVRYGAGDLAVSGLDVAMKPSGRLRAQAALGPEKLDLRLTLEHLSLAPWHVLIPALPKGELEASARLTGTPAQPGGDIRVDARGLVVPGAALKPMNLALTGKLERDNAGGGAMALRLVPDQATVAALGGTECRVEARLPLLFGPDGLPSLNMQGPLRASLRWNGAVAPLWSLMPVADQRLAGRLALSLDVGGSLEAPAPMGFVRMDDTRYENLQYGVLLTGINLRLDLEEGRGGALGLARLNLGAADGQGGTARITGQGRLDGSMLDFNAVVDHLRPLRRRDIRVELSAQASVAGSAAAPQVRGTVTVNQGLVLLNNLDVGTSITTLPISEVSPAWARAGHEPPTPAVPQGKKTASPAAVGPAPTAPASGGSAGLLDLRIVIPGSFVVEGFGLKSEWKADMHVGGTPAEPLISGQLNAVKGSLDILGKNFKLARGAVTFGGGAVSNPLLDIMLTTQTPALMANISIVGTVHKMQLILSSAPEMPRDEILAQILFGKSASELGRFENLRLAAAVAQLAGFGSGSGGGGVLDSARQALGVDVLRFNSGASGTNGTGQSGQGGEGMAAGSSVEMGKYLTEDIYVGVQQGAKQGTTAFVIQLELTPRANLELRTEQQSTKGGLTWKYNY; encoded by the coding sequence ATGGATCAGGAACACAGCGCGGCCCCGCCGTCTTCCTCTTCTTCCGCATCTGCCGCTCTGGGCGGCAAGGCTTCCCCCAGCGCGGGCCAGCCCGGCCACAGGAAACCCTCTGGCGGGGGCAGTGGTCCCTTTCGCAAGTGGCTGCGCCGCGCAGGCTGGGCTCTGGGCCTGTGTGTACTACTGTGCGTGATTGCCCTTGCCGCAATCCTCGTGCCCCTGCGCAGTGACTCCGTGCAGGGTTGGCTGACGGAAAAAATCAATACAGCTATGGAAGCCGCGCCGGATTCCGGCGCGACCCCTGCCGGGGTGCGGGCGCGAATCACCCATCTTTCCGGCTCTTTACCCTTTGAATTTTCTCTTGGTGTGGAGTTGTTCGACAATGACGGCCTGTGGATGCGCCTGCCGGACTGCTGCGCGCAGTGGGACTGGCGCGCCCTGCCTTTGGTCGTGCGTATTGCTTCCGTAGATGTAAATGACGCGCAACTGCTGCGCCTGCCCATACTGCTGGACGCACCGGAACCTGCGTCTGCGCCCCCCCTGACTGAAGCGGCTTTGCGCACCATGTTGGGCGATGCCCTGCGTTCGCTTGGCGGTTTGCCCGGCTGGTTGCCGCAGGTGCGCCTTGAAGGGCTGAACATCTTCAATGCCCGTTTGCCTCAGGCCTTGCTGGGTGGAGCGCCTCCTGCCGCTGCCCGGAATGAAACTCCGCCAGTCGCTACGGGTGCCGCGCCAGCTGCTGAAAAAAGTGCGCCTTCTGCCGCAGAGGCCCAGCCAGCGGCACCCGGTGCAGCGTTGCCCGAAAGACATCCCGATACGCAGGGCAGAGGGCAAAACAACACGGCTGCCGATGCCAGTCTTGAAGCCAACCTGAGTTTGGTGGCCGGAACTCAGGGCGCGCAAGCATCCCTGCTGGTCAGGATTGCATGTGCGGAAGATACCCCCCTGCACGTGGCCGGGGCGGCAATCTACGGGGTGGAGTCAACAGCCCTTCTTACCCTTGCTCCCTCCCGCGTGGGCGAAATTCTTGCATTTGATGCCACAGCCGAGCTTGCCGCAATCCTGCGCAGATATCCCGACCCTGTTGCCGAGGATTCTCCTGCAAGCCTCCCCGCAAGTTCCCCCGTAAAAATATCTTCTGCCACTGATCAGGCCACCGAATCAGGTGCACTTGCCGCCTTGCTGCGTGAAGGCGCCAATGCGCGGCTGCGCCTTGCGGCGCGCGTGACGGCTCCCACCGTAGGTGGCGAAGCTGCCGGGGCCAGCGCTGTGCTGGAGAACATCAGCGTTGAAGCCGGGCCTCTGCATCTTGTCGGTCACGCAAAGTGGGACGCTGGCGGAGCCGCTTCGTGGCTGGATGGGCCACTGGATGTGGATATTCAGGCCAGCCTAGGCGAGAAAACTGATTCGGAAAAAGAAGCTGCTGAGAAATCCGCGCCTGCATCAGCCGCTGCCCCTTCCACAAAGAGCGGCGGGTTGCTGCCCGAACGCGCCCAGTTGCGCATCACGGCAAAGGGGCCGCTGCAAACTCCAGATACCCAGATAGCGCTGGATTGCCCCGCGTGGAACGTGGGCGGGCATGCCCTGGCGGATATTTCCCTGAAGCTGCAATCCACGCCGCTCAACTGGGGGCGAGTGCTGCTTGGCGCACTCAAGCAGACAAGTGCAGCCCCGGCACAAGTCGGGCTGTCAGACCCCGGCCAAAAAGATGCGGAGCAGGCAGCGGAACTGACGGTAAAAATGCAGGCCTCCGCCGTGGTGGATAGCCATCCCCAACGTTTTGGCGCTACGCTTTTTGCCCTGAACGACAGGGAAGACGGGCCTGGTCTTTTGCGCGCTGGCGTGCGTGACCTTCAATGCCAGTTGCTGGGCGTGGCTGGTTCCGGTCAGTTGGCTGCGGCTTTGCCTTTGCCGCCTCTGGCGGGCGGCATGCCCCGCGTGGACGGCAAGGTGGATGTGCGCGTGGCCGACTGGCAGGCGCTGTCAGCCATGTTGCCGGGGGCGCGGCTGGACGGAGACGCAGCACTCTCCCTCGAACTGGTTTCGCAGCGGGCGGAACCTGTGGTGCCCACAACCACTCAAAATTCGTCAGGCCAGGATTCATCAGTTCAGAATCCGCCAGCTCAGAGTCCCCCCGATCAGAATCCTCAGGCCCAGACAAAGCAGACTCCTGCCCCGCAGGCCGCGTACACCCAGCAGGCAACGCTTCGCTGGCGTGTGCCCCGGCTGGCCTATCGGGCAGGCAACGGCCAGCCGGTGGAAGCCCATGGTTTGGAGGGCGAGGCGGTGCTGACTGATGCCCTCGGCAAGGGCCTGCTTGCCGCCCGGCTTGACCTCGCCGGGGTGCGCAGCGGTGCCATTCGCCTTGGTGCCAAACTGCGCGCGCAGGGTTCCATATTCGGGCCATTGGAGGCCAGCCTTGAAACAGGCGGATTTGCCGCAACGCGTTGCGCAGTGCGCTGGCAGCCCGGTCTGCTTGAATTGCGCCGCCTTGATCTTGACCTGCCCGCGCAAAAGCTGGGCCTGCACGCGGCGGCAGGGGCCACAGTGCGCTACGGCGCGGGCGATCTGGCGGTCAGCGGTCTTGATGTAGCCATGAAGCCTTCCGGCAGGTTACGGGCGCAGGCCGCCCTTGGGCCGGAAAAGCTCGATCTGCGCCTCACGCTTGAACATCTTTCGCTCGCGCCCTGGCATGTTCTGATCCCTGCCCTGCCCAAGGGCGAGCTTGAGGCCAGCGCGCGGCTTACCGGCACCCCGGCCCAACCCGGCGGGGATATACGCGTGGATGCGCGCGGCCTTGTGGTGCCGGGGGCGGCGCTCAAACCCATGAATCTTGCGCTGACAGGCAAGCTGGAGCGGGACAACGCTGGCGGCGGTGCGATGGCCCTGCGTCTTGTGCCGGATCAGGCCACGGTGGCGGCTCTGGGCGGCACGGAATGCCGGGTAGAGGCCCGTTTGCCCCTTCTTTTCGGGCCGGACGGATTGCCGAGCCTGAACATGCAGGGGCCGCTGCGTGCATCCTTGCGATGGAACGGAGCCGTGGCCCCCTTGTGGAGCCTGATGCCTGTGGCTGATCAGCGGCTTGCGGGGCGGCTTGCGCTTTCGCTTGATGTGGGCGGCAGCCTTGAGGCCCCGGCTCCCATGGGGTTTGTGCGCATGGACGACACCCGTTACGAAAATTTGCAGTATGGCGTGCTGCTCACGGGTATCAACCTGCGGCTCGATCTTGAAGAAGGCCGTGGCGGCGCATTGGGGCTTGCCCGTCTGAACCTCGGCGCAGCCGACGGGCAGGGCGGTACAGCGCGCATCACAGGGCAGGGCAGGCTCGACGGCAGCATGCTTGATTTCAATGCCGTGGTTGACCATCTGCGCCCCCTGCGCCGCCGCGACATCCGCGTGGAGCTTTCAGCGCAGGCTTCCGTGGCTGGCAGCGCCGCAGCGCCCCAAGTACGCGGAACCGTCACCGTGAATCAGGGCCTTGTGCTGCTCAATAACCTTGATGTGGGCACCAGCATCACCACTCTGCCCATCAGCGAGGTCTCGCCCGCCTGGGCCAGAGCAGGGCATGAACCGCCCACGCCTGCCGTGCCGCAGGGCAAAAAGACAGCATCCCCCGCAGCCGTCGGCCCAGCCCCAACTGCTCCCGCTTCTGGCGGCAGTGCGGGCCTGCTGGACTTGCGCATTGTCATCCCGGGGAGCTTTGTCGTGGAAGGGTTTGGCCTCAAGAGCGAGTGGAAGGCAGACATGCACGTGGGCGGTACGCCCGCCGAACCGCTGATCTCCGGCCAGCTTAACGCCGTAAAAGGCAGCCTTGATATTCTGGGCAAAAATTTCAAGCTGGCGCGGGGCGCTGTGACCTTTGGCGGCGGGGCTGTATCCAATCCCCTGCTGGACATCATGCTGACCACTCAGACCCCTGCACTCATGGCCAATATCAGCATTGTGGGCACGGTGCACAAAATGCAGTTGATCCTGAGTAGCGCCCCTGAAATGCCGCGTGATGAAATCCTGGCCCAGATACTTTTTGGCAAAAGTGCCAGCGAACTTGGGCGGTTTGAAAATTTGCGACTGGCAGCAGCCGTGGCGCAACTGGCCGGATTTGGGTCGGGCAGCGGCGGCGGTGGTGTGCTGGATTCTGCACGTCAGGCGCTGGGCGTCGATGTGCTGCGCTTCAATTCCGGCGCTTCCGGCACAAACGGGACGGGCCAGTCGGGCCAAGGCGGCGAAGGCATGGCGGCGGGCAGCTCGGTGGAGATGGGCAAGTACCTCACGGAAGATATTTATGTGGGCGTGCAGCAGGGTGCCAAGCAGGGCACAACTGCCTTTGTTATCCAACTTGAGCTGACCCCGAGGGCCAACCTCGAACTGCGCACCGAGCAGCAGAGTACCAAGGGCGGCCTGACCTGGAAGTACAATTACTGA
- a CDS encoding GNAT family N-acetyltransferase has product MSGADEKALLQTLRIRQATACDHADLADLWRRSVEATHHFLPSGEVERLFHDVRNAYLPGVEILWAAELAPCGQAAPAQHAAGSMLAGFIGCNGAQVEMLFVEPRCFRHGVGRALLEHVRALHPRLTLDVNEQNPQALAFYERQGFKVVGRSALDGQGNPYPLLHMEWQGETA; this is encoded by the coding sequence ATGAGCGGCGCTGACGAAAAGGCTCTTTTGCAGACATTGCGCATCCGGCAGGCAACGGCCTGCGACCATGCGGACCTGGCGGATTTGTGGCGGCGCAGCGTGGAGGCCACCCACCATTTTTTGCCTTCCGGCGAGGTGGAACGCCTGTTCCATGATGTGCGCAACGCCTACCTGCCGGGCGTGGAAATTCTATGGGCGGCGGAGCTTGCGCCTTGCGGGCAGGCTGCACCCGCGCAACATGCAGCGGGCAGCATGTTGGCGGGCTTTATTGGCTGCAACGGCGCACAGGTGGAAATGCTCTTTGTTGAACCGCGCTGCTTTCGCCACGGCGTGGGCAGGGCGCTTCTGGAGCATGTGCGGGCCTTGCATCCTCGGCTGACGCTGGATGTGAACGAACAGAATCCGCAGGCTCTGGCTTTTTATGAGCGGCAGGGTTTCAAGGTGGTGGGGCGGTCGGCTCTGGACGGGCAGGGCAATCCCTATCCCCTGCTGCACATGGAGTGGCAGGGCGAAACAGCCTGA